A genomic stretch from Lathyrus oleraceus cultivar Zhongwan6 chromosome 2, CAAS_Psat_ZW6_1.0, whole genome shotgun sequence includes:
- the LOC127117652 gene encoding reactive Intermediate Deaminase A, chloroplastic, translated as MTSFCGATCFQIPVINGGVLRNRASLTGGASFCNTSKRSLSFTCLSVSSDARIGVKEAVETEKAPAALGPYSQANKVNNLLFVSGVLGLVPETGKFVSDNVDDQTEQLLKNMGEILKAGGASYSSVVKTTILLADLKDFKTVNEIYAKYFPAPFPARATYQVAALPLDAKIEIECIATL; from the exons ATGACGTCGTTTTGTGGTGCGACGTGCTTCCAGATTCCGGTGATCAACGGCGGCGTACTACGCAACCGCGCTTCATTGACCGGCGGCGCATCCTTCTGCAATACATCGAAGCGCTCTTTGTCGTTCACATGCTTGAGCGTTTCTTCTGATGCCA GAATAGGAGTTAAGGAAGCTGTTGAAACGGAAAAAGCACCTGCAGCATTGGGACCATATTCCCAAGCAAACAAAGTTAACAATCTTCTTTTTGTGTCTGGTGTTCTTGGCCTTGTTCCTGAG ACGGGAAAGTTCGTCTCTGATAATGTTGATGATCAAACCGAACAG CTTCTCAAAAACATGGGGGAAATCCTTAAAGCAGGTGGTGCAAGCTACTCATCAGTTGTTAAAACAACGATTCT GTTAGCTGACTTGAAGGACTTTAAGACAGTCAATGAGATTTATGCTAAAT ATTTCCCTGCACCTTTCCCCGCTCGTGCGACTTATCAAGTAGCTGCATTGCCATTGGACGCCAAGATTGAAATCGAGTGCATTGCAACACTCTAA
- the LOC127117651 gene encoding OVARIAN TUMOR DOMAIN-containing deubiquitinating enzyme 2, which produces MDGVVVRRVIPSDNSCLFNAVGYVMDRDRTKAAELRQVIAATVASDPEKYSEAFLGKPNSEYCNWILDPEKWGGAIELSILADYYGREIAAYDIQTTRCDLYGQAGNYSERVMLIYDGLHYDALAMSPIEDAPEDFDQTIFAIQNSRSIGPVEQLALNFIKDQHRKRKFTDTANFTLRCGVCQIGVIGQKEAAEHAQATGHVNFQEYR; this is translated from the exons ATGGATGGTGTTGTTGTGAGAAGGGTCATTCCTTCTGATAACAGTTGTCTCTTTAATGCTGTTGG ATATGTTATGGATCGTGACCGAACTAAAGCTGCTGAGTTGAGACAG GTTATAGCTGCAACGGTAGCAAGTGACCCCGAGAAATATTCTGAAGCATTTCTTGGGAAGCCAAATTCAGAGTATTGTAACTGGATTCTTGACCCAGAGAAATGGGGAG GTGCAATTGAACTCTCAATATTAGCAGATTATTATGGACGCGAAATTGCAGCATACGATATCCAGACAACACGGTGTGATTTGTACGGTCAG GCAGGTAACTATTCTGAAAGGGTGATGCTCATATATGATGGTCTCCACTACGATGCTTTAGCT ATGTCTCCCATTGAAGATGCTCCCGAGGATTTTGATCAGACCATATTCGCTATACAAAATTCCAGAAGCATTGGACCTGTTGAACAGCTTGCGCTAAATTTTATTAAAGACCAACATAG GAAACGGAAATTCACCGACACTGCCAACTTCACTCTGCGCTGTGGGGTATGCCAAATTGGAGTTATTGGTCAGAAG GAGGCAGCGGAGCATGCTCAAGCAACCGGTCATGTTAATTTTCAAGAGTATAGATGA